A genomic window from Candidatus Edwardsbacteria bacterium includes:
- a CDS encoding V-type ATPase 116kDa subunit family protein, with translation MSIAPMTRIYLVGPSQARERAMALLQSAGVVHIDLPREKVSKIADLPELKRIDAVLKALDRYANRDGISDDQIPDDQLVSRVETLTHRLGEISARLAHLENMISDLEPWGDFDPAHAEELRRHGLYVNRYRAAQKDPEAVKIPQDAYLQVVSQKKYPLFFVISHRPELEIPQAVLLGWPEMGLEQARREQQSLTQQQEMVGKTLAGLAGRREAVKKQYTEALNRATLEHGIAALHSQEYLFGLEGWLPSENESLLQKTVSDSGIPLKLEMRKPSDDEQPPLLLKNNRFIRRIEPLLKLYGLPQYRDIDPSYFFAPFMILFFGICLSDAGYGLVFLLAAHLMEKKLGPKNPALILPLKLCQAFAVSTIVVGLITGSVFGYEFASRQWILLDVSVGVGNPMLFFYLALGLGVLHLSFSYLLGMLQASNFQGVLQKLATLLVLWGGVTLVSRNIWFASASYGQMLYFAGSGLITLGLLLTLLFSSDHKNWLARIGLGLWSIYGLTGLIGDLLSYARLFGLGIATSAIASVMNQLAGMVYGSAGPVLGIPLAVLILIAGHSFNLALSILGSTVHSARLHFVEAFKNFFQGGGIEYKPFKTERG, from the coding sequence TTGTCCATCGCCCCCATGACACGGATCTACCTGGTGGGCCCTTCCCAGGCCAGGGAGAGGGCCATGGCCCTGTTGCAAAGCGCCGGAGTGGTGCATATCGACCTGCCCAGGGAAAAGGTTTCCAAGATCGCCGACCTGCCGGAGCTTAAAAGAATAGATGCGGTCCTGAAGGCGCTGGACAGATACGCCAACCGGGACGGCATCTCCGATGATCAGATACCCGACGATCAGCTGGTCTCCCGGGTCGAAACATTGACCCACCGGCTGGGTGAGATATCCGCCCGGCTGGCCCACCTGGAGAATATGATATCCGACCTGGAGCCCTGGGGAGACTTCGACCCGGCTCATGCCGAAGAGCTCCGCCGCCACGGGCTGTATGTCAACCGCTACCGGGCGGCCCAGAAGGACCCGGAGGCGGTAAAGATCCCCCAGGACGCTTATCTCCAGGTGGTGTCGCAGAAGAAATATCCGTTGTTCTTCGTCATCTCCCATCGTCCCGAGCTGGAAATACCACAGGCCGTCCTGCTGGGCTGGCCCGAGATGGGCCTGGAGCAGGCCCGCCGGGAACAGCAAAGCTTGACGCAGCAGCAGGAGATGGTCGGAAAAACCCTGGCCGGGCTGGCCGGCAGGAGGGAGGCGGTCAAAAAACAGTATACAGAGGCGCTCAACCGGGCGACCTTGGAGCACGGCATCGCGGCCCTGCATTCCCAGGAATATCTTTTCGGGCTGGAGGGCTGGCTGCCGTCCGAAAATGAATCCCTTTTGCAGAAAACAGTCAGCGACAGCGGCATCCCCTTAAAGCTGGAGATGCGAAAACCATCGGACGACGAACAGCCGCCGCTGTTGCTGAAGAACAACCGGTTCATCCGGCGGATCGAGCCGCTGTTAAAACTCTACGGCCTGCCCCAATACCGGGACATAGACCCCTCGTATTTCTTCGCGCCGTTCATGATACTGTTCTTCGGCATCTGTTTAAGCGACGCCGGTTACGGGCTGGTCTTCCTGCTGGCGGCCCATTTGATGGAAAAGAAGCTGGGGCCAAAAAATCCCGCCCTTATTCTGCCGTTAAAACTATGCCAGGCCTTCGCCGTCTCCACCATCGTGGTGGGCTTGATCACCGGCTCGGTGTTCGGCTACGAATTCGCCAGCCGGCAGTGGATACTGTTGGACGTTTCGGTGGGGGTGGGAAACCCCATGCTGTTTTTCTACCTGGCCCTGGGGCTGGGGGTGCTGCACCTTTCCTTCTCCTATCTGCTGGGGATGCTCCAGGCTTCGAACTTTCAGGGCGTTCTGCAGAAGCTGGCCACACTATTGGTCCTGTGGGGCGGGGTGACCCTGGTCAGCCGCAACATCTGGTTTGCGAGCGCATCATACGGCCAAATGCTCTATTTCGCCGGTTCGGGGCTGATTACCCTGGGGCTGTTGCTGACGCTGCTGTTCTCCTCCGATCACAAGAACTGGCTGGCCCGGATCGGCCTGGGCCTGTGGAGCATCTACGGGCTGACCGGGCTGATCGGCGATCTTTTATCCTACGCCCGGCTGTTCGGGCTGGGCATCGCCACCTCGGCCATCGCCTCGGTGATGAACCAGCTGGCCGGGATGGTCTACGGCTCGGCCGGGCCGGTCTTGGGCATCCCGCTGGCGGTGCTGATACTGATCGCCGGCCACAGCTTCAACCTGGCGCTGTCCATACTGGGAAGCACGGTCCATTCCGCCCGGCTCCATTTTGTGGAGGCTTTTAAGAATTTCTTCCAGGGCGGGGGCATAGAATACAAACCCTTCAAAACCGAAAGAGGATAG
- a CDS encoding V-type ATP synthase subunit B, with product MIQEYDLISRIQGDIITVHAAGIRNGELATVKGQGRSSLAQVIRLQGDQVFLQVFAGTRGISTGDQVRFLKHPMQVAFGEALLGRIFNGSGRPMDGGPELRSLPRIEIGGPSVNPIRRVIPRGFIETRVPMVDVFNPLVESQKLPIFAAAGEPYNELLARIGMRANADVVILGGIGLKYDEYLKFKISFEQAGVLSRTIMFIHTASDPVVERLLVPDLALAAAEQFGVQGKRVLVLLSDMTAFADALKEIAISMDQVPSNLGYPGSLYSDLAARYEKAVDFEGAGSITILAVTTMPGDDVTHPVPDNTGYITEGQFYLRKGVVEPFGSLSRLKQLVIGKVTREDHGHIMNSMIRLYAKSREVEQKLAMGFDKTPEDERYLDYSQKFYKRFLDLKVDIGLEQALDLGWQTLAECFSPDEVGIKQEMIDKYWPKKN from the coding sequence ATGATCCAGGAATACGATCTGATCTCCCGGATCCAGGGGGACATCATCACCGTCCATGCCGCTGGCATCCGCAACGGCGAACTGGCCACCGTCAAGGGACAGGGCCGCTCATCGCTGGCCCAGGTGATCCGGCTGCAGGGCGACCAGGTGTTTCTGCAGGTGTTCGCCGGGACCCGGGGCATCTCCACCGGCGACCAGGTGCGGTTCCTCAAGCACCCCATGCAGGTGGCCTTCGGGGAGGCCCTGCTGGGCAGGATCTTCAACGGGTCGGGCCGGCCGATGGACGGCGGGCCGGAGCTGAGATCCCTGCCCAGGATAGAGATCGGCGGGCCGTCGGTCAACCCCATCCGGCGGGTGATCCCCCGGGGATTCATCGAGACCCGGGTGCCGATGGTGGACGTGTTCAATCCGCTGGTGGAGAGCCAGAAGCTGCCCATCTTCGCCGCGGCCGGGGAGCCCTACAACGAACTGCTGGCCCGGATAGGGATGCGGGCCAACGCCGACGTGGTCATTTTGGGAGGCATCGGCCTGAAATACGACGAGTACCTCAAATTCAAAATTTCCTTCGAACAGGCCGGAGTGTTGTCCCGGACCATCATGTTCATCCACACCGCCTCCGACCCGGTGGTGGAGCGGCTACTGGTGCCGGACCTGGCCCTGGCGGCGGCCGAGCAGTTCGGGGTGCAGGGGAAAAGGGTGCTGGTGCTGCTGTCCGACATGACCGCCTTCGCCGACGCCCTCAAGGAGATCGCCATCTCCATGGACCAGGTGCCCTCCAACCTGGGCTATCCCGGCTCGCTGTACAGCGACCTGGCGGCCCGCTACGAGAAGGCGGTGGATTTCGAGGGGGCCGGTTCCATCACCATCCTGGCGGTGACCACTATGCCGGGCGACGATGTCACCCACCCGGTGCCGGACAATACCGGCTACATCACCGAGGGGCAATTCTACCTGCGCAAGGGGGTGGTGGAGCCCTTCGGATCGCTGTCCCGCCTGAAACAGCTGGTGATCGGCAAGGTCACCCGGGAGGACCACGGCCATATCATGAACAGCATGATCCGGCTGTACGCCAAGAGCCGGGAGGTGGAGCAGAAGCTGGCCATGGGCTTCGACAAGACCCCGGAGGATGAACGCTATCTGGATTACTCCCAAAAGTTCTATAAACGGTTTTTGGACCTGAAGGTGGATATCGGGCTGGAACAGGCCCTGGACCTGGGCTGGCAGACCCTGGCCGAATGTTTTTCGCCGGACGAGGTGGGTATCAAGCAGGAGATGATAGATAAATACTGGCCCAAGAAGAATTGA
- a CDS encoding V-type ATP synthase subunit D, translating into MPENIKLNKVSLREQKQKLGTYQRFLPALEARKQLFLLQQSQVRKAIREKSLQLEASLKGAESFSPLFREMEGLLVPFLEIEQLKSSVKNFAGLKVPQLDGIVFRQPAYGFFDTPYSFEAVRDAARNIIYLKTELRFLRDQEALLSEGLRKTSQRINLYEQRLMPDCREAIRHINVYLQDQRAVAVGVAKAAKRLSAVSF; encoded by the coding sequence ATGCCGGAGAATATCAAGCTAAATAAGGTCTCCCTCAGGGAGCAAAAGCAGAAGCTGGGCACCTATCAGCGGTTCCTGCCGGCACTGGAGGCCCGGAAGCAGCTCTTTCTGCTGCAGCAGTCCCAGGTCCGGAAAGCCATCAGGGAGAAGTCGCTTCAGCTGGAGGCTTCGCTGAAAGGGGCCGAATCATTCTCGCCGCTGTTCCGGGAGATGGAGGGCCTACTGGTGCCGTTCCTGGAGATCGAGCAGCTGAAAAGCTCGGTCAAGAATTTCGCCGGCCTGAAGGTGCCGCAGCTGGACGGCATCGTCTTCCGCCAGCCGGCCTACGGCTTCTTCGACACCCCCTATTCCTTCGAGGCCGTCCGGGACGCGGCCCGTAATATAATCTACTTAAAGACCGAATTGAGATTCCTGCGGGACCAGGAGGCCCTGCTGTCCGAGGGGCTGCGCAAGACCAGCCAGCGGATCAACCTCTACGAACAGCGGCTGATGCCGGACTGCCGGGAGGCCATCCGGCACATCAACGTCTACCTGCAGGACCAGAGGGCGGTGGCGGTGGGGGTGGCCAAGGCGGCCAAGCGGCTAAGCGCGGTGTCGTTTTAG
- a CDS encoding four helix bundle protein, whose amino-acid sequence MSLQKNEISERLLNFAANVIKLMSPLAKSAAGFHVSKQLMRSATSAGANYEECCGAESKNDFIHKMQIVLKELKESLYWLRLIRKAQLVPDAQTEGLLNEANELVKIIAKSVITAKRGK is encoded by the coding sequence ATGAGTCTGCAGAAGAATGAAATATCAGAACGCCTGTTGAATTTTGCCGCCAATGTCATCAAGCTGATGAGCCCTTTGGCAAAAAGTGCTGCTGGTTTTCATGTTTCGAAACAACTAATGAGATCTGCGACATCGGCCGGAGCAAATTATGAGGAATGCTGCGGGGCAGAAAGCAAGAATGATTTCATCCATAAGATGCAGATCGTTCTGAAAGAATTAAAAGAATCATTGTATTGGCTAAGGCTCATCCGCAAGGCTCAATTAGTGCCGGACGCTCAAACAGAAGGCCTTTTGAATGAAGCAAACGAGTTGGTAAAAATAATTGCAAAATCTGTGATAACGGCCAAGCGGGGCAAATAA
- a CDS encoding YIP1 family protein, translating to MKWLNDILGIYYQPDKVFEGMKDKPRWLIPLIVSVVFTLVVTAIILPTIIMPEQAAKIAGNPDIPAEQVEAIQAKMSGPIPLIAGLASNLILMPAGLLLVGLIFWWIFSMLGHKAKFTEMFTAAVYSSLIGIPGAILKVPLMFLKETSQVSTSLGLLLPADMDSGFLLRLLNHIDFFTIWSLVVMALGFSVFSGAPRKKSYWTVFGCWAVFILILSAVGGLFKVGVQ from the coding sequence ATGAAATGGCTTAATGACATTCTGGGCATCTATTACCAGCCGGATAAGGTCTTCGAGGGGATGAAGGACAAGCCCCGCTGGCTGATACCCCTGATCGTCAGCGTGGTCTTCACCCTGGTGGTGACGGCCATCATCCTGCCCACCATAATAATGCCGGAGCAGGCCGCCAAGATCGCCGGCAATCCCGACATCCCGGCGGAGCAGGTGGAGGCCATCCAGGCCAAGATGAGCGGGCCCATCCCCCTGATCGCCGGGCTGGCCAGCAACCTGATCCTGATGCCGGCCGGGCTGCTGCTGGTGGGCTTGATCTTCTGGTGGATATTCTCCATGCTGGGCCACAAGGCCAAGTTCACCGAAATGTTCACCGCCGCGGTCTACAGTTCTCTGATCGGCATCCCCGGAGCCATCCTCAAGGTCCCGCTGATGTTCCTAAAGGAGACCTCCCAGGTCAGCACCTCCCTGGGTTTGCTGCTTCCGGCCGATATGGACAGCGGATTTTTGTTGCGGCTGCTGAACCACATCGACTTTTTCACCATCTGGTCGCTGGTGGTGATGGCCCTCGGCTTTTCGGTCTTCTCCGGGGCGCCCCGCAAAAAAAGCTACTGGACGGTGTTCGGCTGCTGGGCGGTCTTCATCCTGATCCTGTCGGCGGTGGGCGGGTTGTTCAAGGTGGGGGTGCAGTAA
- a CDS encoding aspartate-semialdehyde dehydrogenase, with protein MTIGLVGATGLVGQTILQVLEERSFPLAGLKLWASSRSAGRRIKFKGKNYPVASVERADFSGCGIVFFAGTEGEKGASRRYAQKAIAAGAVVIDNGSDFRMHPGVPLIVPEVNPQDVKKHRGLIANPNCSTIQMVVALAPIYKKYRVKRIVVSTYQAVSGAGRAGVEALGLENRKSGIGDRGSPFSRQIAGNVIPQISDFSELGYSGEEWKMVRETQKILHNKNIAVNATTVRVPVMNGHSESVYFETGRDCSLKQVEDLLAKAPGVVYDKKGFCTPAELKDSDMTHVSRLRPDPVRKNAFVMWVVADNLRKGAATNAVQVAELLLNRQVAKSAKKNLI; from the coding sequence ATGACAATAGGTTTGGTGGGCGCCACCGGGCTGGTGGGGCAGACCATACTCCAGGTTCTGGAGGAAAGAAGCTTTCCCCTGGCCGGGCTCAAATTGTGGGCCTCCAGCCGGTCGGCCGGCCGGCGGATCAAATTCAAGGGGAAAAATTATCCGGTGGCATCGGTGGAGCGGGCCGACTTCTCCGGCTGCGGCATCGTCTTCTTTGCCGGCACCGAAGGGGAGAAGGGCGCCAGCCGGCGGTATGCCCAAAAGGCCATCGCGGCCGGGGCGGTGGTGATAGACAACGGCTCCGATTTCAGGATGCATCCCGGCGTGCCGCTGATCGTTCCCGAGGTCAATCCTCAGGATGTCAAAAAACACCGGGGGCTTATCGCCAACCCCAACTGCTCCACCATCCAGATGGTGGTGGCCCTGGCGCCCATATATAAAAAATACCGGGTCAAACGGATAGTGGTGTCCACCTATCAGGCGGTGTCGGGGGCGGGACGGGCGGGGGTGGAAGCCTTGGGACTGGAAAATCGGAAATCGGGAATCGGAGATCGGGGATCGCCATTTTCCAGGCAAATAGCCGGGAATGTCATACCCCAGATATCGGATTTCTCCGAGCTGGGCTACAGCGGCGAGGAGTGGAAGATGGTCCGCGAGACCCAGAAGATACTGCACAATAAAAATATCGCCGTCAACGCCACCACGGTCAGGGTCCCGGTGATGAACGGGCATTCGGAGTCGGTCTATTTCGAGACCGGGAGGGACTGCTCTTTAAAGCAGGTCGAAGACCTGCTGGCCAAGGCTCCGGGCGTGGTCTATGATAAAAAGGGTTTCTGCACCCCGGCCGAGCTGAAGGATTCCGACATGACCCATGTCAGCCGATTGCGGCCCGACCCGGTCAGAAAGAACGCCTTTGTGATGTGGGTGGTGGCCGATAATTTGCGCAAAGGCGCGGCTACCAACGCGGTGCAGGTAGCCGAGTTGCTTTTGAACCGCCAAGTCGCAAAGAGCGCCAAGAAAAATTTAATTTAA
- a CDS encoding V-type ATP synthase subunit A, protein MTDKTIGRVVSVNGPLVVAEIDPGREVVQNEVAYVHCQGQALKSEVIRIRGRQVDMQVFESTAGLMIGDRVDFSGQVLSAVLGPGMLGNIYDGLQNPLALLENNQGFFLKRGQYLAPLDEEKLWDFTPLVKKGDRVKPGEYLGHVTEGLFKHPIMVPLILSGNWEIQQISPTGKYKISHSIAKIKNQDGREITVTMKQEWPVKQPMRAYRERLLPDQQLLTQCRLIDIFFPLAEGGTACIPGPFGAGKTVLQQIISRYAEADIVIIVACGERAGEVVETIREFPQLEDPKTGRSLMDRTVIICNTSSMPVAAREASIYTGLTLGEYYRQLGLKVLLLADSTSRWAQALRESSARLEEIPGEEAFPAYLESRIAAVYERAGVVKLHNEGTGSLTMIGSVSPAGGNFEEPVTQNTLKVVGAFHGLSRSRSDQRRYPAIDPLISWSLYLKQMEEFLNRRHPEWVEMVRETHQLMADGNAVRQMMLVVGEEGISLDDLVTYQKSEIVDATCLQQDSFDPVDRATPRQRQIEDFLLLTEMVRHRFDFDNKQQARDQMTRLQNLFFQMKYSPYQGEKYLGYRREIGAMLGKEAR, encoded by the coding sequence GTGACGGATAAGACCATAGGAAGAGTGGTATCGGTCAACGGGCCGCTGGTGGTGGCCGAGATCGACCCGGGCCGGGAGGTGGTGCAGAACGAGGTGGCCTACGTCCACTGCCAGGGTCAGGCCCTGAAGTCGGAGGTCATCCGGATCCGGGGCCGCCAGGTGGACATGCAGGTCTTCGAGAGCACCGCCGGACTGATGATCGGCGACCGGGTGGATTTCTCCGGACAGGTGCTTTCGGCCGTGCTGGGGCCGGGCATGCTGGGCAACATCTACGACGGGCTGCAGAATCCGCTGGCCCTGCTGGAGAACAACCAGGGATTCTTCCTTAAGCGCGGGCAGTATCTGGCTCCACTGGATGAGGAGAAATTGTGGGACTTTACGCCTCTGGTTAAAAAAGGAGACCGGGTCAAACCGGGTGAGTATCTGGGGCATGTCACCGAAGGCCTGTTTAAGCATCCCATCATGGTTCCTTTAATACTCTCGGGAAATTGGGAGATTCAACAGATATCACCGACCGGCAAATATAAGATATCTCACTCCATCGCCAAAATAAAGAATCAGGACGGCAGGGAGATCACGGTCACCATGAAACAGGAGTGGCCGGTGAAACAGCCCATGCGGGCCTACCGCGAAAGGCTGCTGCCGGACCAGCAGCTGCTGACCCAGTGCCGGCTGATAGACATCTTCTTCCCCCTGGCCGAGGGCGGCACCGCCTGCATCCCCGGACCGTTCGGGGCCGGCAAGACCGTGCTGCAGCAGATCATCTCCCGCTACGCCGAGGCCGACATCGTCATCATCGTGGCCTGCGGGGAGCGGGCCGGCGAGGTGGTGGAGACCATCCGGGAGTTCCCCCAGCTGGAGGATCCCAAGACCGGGCGCTCCCTGATGGACCGGACGGTGATCATCTGCAACACCTCCTCCATGCCGGTGGCGGCCCGGGAGGCCTCCATCTACACCGGGCTGACCCTGGGGGAGTATTACCGGCAGCTGGGCCTGAAGGTCCTGCTGCTGGCCGACAGCACCTCGCGCTGGGCCCAGGCTTTAAGAGAATCCTCGGCCCGGCTGGAGGAGATCCCCGGCGAGGAGGCCTTTCCGGCCTACCTGGAGAGCCGGATCGCGGCGGTCTATGAGCGGGCCGGGGTGGTCAAACTGCATAATGAGGGCACCGGCTCGCTGACCATGATCGGCAGCGTCTCCCCGGCCGGGGGCAATTTCGAGGAGCCGGTGACCCAGAACACCCTCAAGGTGGTGGGGGCCTTCCACGGGCTGTCGCGCAGCCGGTCCGACCAGCGGAGGTATCCGGCCATCGATCCCCTGATCTCCTGGAGTTTGTACCTCAAACAGATGGAGGAATTTTTGAACCGGCGCCATCCGGAATGGGTGGAGATGGTCAGGGAGACCCATCAGCTGATGGCCGACGGCAACGCCGTCCGGCAGATGATGCTGGTGGTGGGGGAGGAGGGCATCTCGCTGGACGATCTGGTCACCTATCAGAAATCGGAGATCGTGGACGCCACCTGCCTGCAACAGGATTCCTTCGACCCGGTGGACCGGGCCACCCCGCGCCAGCGGCAGATAGAGGATTTCCTGCTGTTGACCGAGATGGTCCGCCACCGATTCGATTTCGATAACAAACAGCAGGCCCGGGACCAGATGACCCGCCTGCAGAACCTGTTCTTCCAGATGAAGTACAGCCCCTACCAGGGCGAAAAATATCTGGGATACCGCCGGGAGATCGGCGCCATGCTGGGCAAGGAGGCAAGATGA
- a CDS encoding LL-diaminopimelate aminotransferase — protein MRIIAADRLQKLPPYLFAQLNAKKKELQDKGADIIDLGVGDPDLPTPKHIVDALCAQAGNIENHCYPTYDGMPSFRRAVAGWYRKRFSANLDPNKEVVALMGAKDGLAHICWALFGPGDRVLCPDPGYPVYAAQTMFAGAEIIKYPVRPENRYLPVISELPTKGIKAIFLCYPSNPTSAVADLDFYRELVEWAVKNGIIILNDGIYSEIAFDGYRPPSIMQVEGAKECAIEFHSLSKTYNMTGWRIGMAVGNAEILSALLRIKTNTDSGVFQAVQYAGIAALDGSQECVRDNCRIYQERRDILAAGLRKMGLEFDLPKATFYLWLKTPGKTGSIDFADLLLEKAGVMAVPGVGFGANGEGYVRMALTIPSQRMKEAVERIGKIL, from the coding sequence ATGAGGATAATCGCCGCCGACCGGCTGCAAAAGCTGCCGCCCTACCTGTTCGCCCAGCTCAACGCCAAGAAGAAGGAGCTGCAGGATAAGGGGGCCGACATCATCGACCTGGGGGTGGGCGATCCCGACCTGCCCACGCCCAAGCACATCGTGGATGCCCTGTGCGCCCAGGCCGGCAACATCGAGAACCATTGCTATCCCACCTACGACGGGATGCCGTCCTTCCGCCGGGCGGTGGCCGGCTGGTACCGGAAAAGATTCTCGGCCAACCTCGACCCAAACAAAGAGGTGGTGGCCCTGATGGGCGCCAAGGACGGCCTGGCCCACATCTGCTGGGCCCTGTTCGGGCCGGGCGACAGGGTGCTGTGCCCCGATCCGGGCTATCCGGTCTACGCCGCCCAGACCATGTTCGCCGGGGCCGAGATCATAAAGTACCCGGTCCGGCCGGAGAACAGATACCTGCCGGTCATCTCCGAACTTCCCACCAAGGGGATCAAGGCCATTTTCCTGTGCTATCCCAGCAATCCCACCTCGGCGGTGGCCGACCTGGATTTCTACCGGGAGCTGGTCGAGTGGGCTGTCAAAAACGGGATCATCATCCTCAACGACGGGATCTATTCCGAGATCGCCTTCGACGGCTACCGGCCGCCCAGCATCATGCAGGTGGAGGGGGCCAAAGAATGCGCCATTGAGTTCCATTCGCTCTCCAAGACCTACAACATGACCGGCTGGCGGATAGGGATGGCGGTGGGCAATGCAGAGATCCTATCAGCCCTTCTCAGGATAAAGACCAACACCGATTCCGGGGTGTTCCAGGCGGTGCAGTACGCCGGGATCGCCGCCCTGGATGGATCGCAGGAATGCGTCAGGGACAACTGCCGGATCTACCAGGAGCGCCGGGACATCCTGGCCGCCGGGCTGAGGAAAATGGGGCTGGAGTTCGATCTGCCAAAAGCCACCTTCTACCTGTGGCTGAAGACGCCGGGCAAAACGGGGTCGATAGACTTCGCCGATCTTTTATTGGAGAAGGCCGGGGTGATGGCGGTGCCGGGGGTCGGCTTCGGGGCCAACGGAGAAGGATACGTGCGGATGGCATTGACCATACCCAGCCAGCGGATGAAGGAAGCGGTGGAGAGGATCGGGAAGATACTTTGA
- a CDS encoding aspartate kinase: protein MPIIVQKYGGSSVSNVRRIKAVAARIVRAKRRGNKVVVVVSAMADTTDDLTALARQISSDPPRREMDMLLTTGERISMALLAMAIYELGEKAVSFTGSQVGIITDSSHTRAKILEIKPERLKDSLKNDSIVIVAGFQGVSLAREITTLGRGGSDTTAVALAVALEADACEIYSDFSGIFSADPRLVKSARPLKRISFDEMLELSSCGAQVLHLRAVELAAKYGLPLVCRSSFDHKPGTIVGKGSKMERVVVKAIAHDKFLAMLAMKAVPRKSVLLSQVVTQLAGAGINIRSYFHGGGDDGKTDLNFIVNQADLKAAKEIMEKNLRKMKGAGLYVNDDIGAVSLIGSGVGSEPAVMAKMLAQLGKMKIHIEGMTTSQTKLTCFVARQDIEKAVLALHRAFIG, encoded by the coding sequence ATGCCGATAATCGTCCAAAAATACGGAGGCAGCTCGGTCTCCAACGTCCGGCGCATCAAGGCGGTGGCCGCCCGGATCGTCCGGGCCAAGCGCCGGGGCAACAAAGTGGTGGTGGTGGTCTCGGCCATGGCCGACACCACCGACGACCTCACCGCCCTGGCCCGCCAGATATCCTCCGACCCGCCGCGCCGCGAGATGGACATGCTGCTGACCACCGGCGAGCGGATATCCATGGCCCTGCTGGCCATGGCCATCTACGAACTGGGCGAGAAGGCGGTCTCCTTCACCGGGTCGCAGGTGGGCATCATCACCGACTCCAGCCACACCCGGGCCAAGATCCTGGAAATAAAACCGGAACGCTTGAAAGATTCCCTTAAAAATGATAGCATAGTGATCGTGGCCGGGTTCCAGGGGGTCAGTTTGGCGCGGGAGATCACCACCCTGGGGCGGGGCGGCTCGGACACCACCGCGGTGGCCCTGGCGGTGGCCCTGGAGGCCGACGCCTGCGAGATCTACAGCGACTTTTCCGGCATTTTTTCGGCCGACCCCCGGCTGGTCAAAAGCGCCCGGCCGTTAAAACGGATATCCTTCGATGAGATGCTGGAGCTGTCCAGCTGCGGGGCTCAGGTGCTTCATTTGCGGGCGGTGGAGCTGGCCGCCAAGTACGGCCTGCCGCTGGTCTGCCGCAGCAGTTTCGACCATAAACCGGGAACGATAGTAGGGAAAGGTTCTAAGATGGAGAGGGTGGTCGTCAAAGCCATTGCCCACGATAAATTTCTGGCCATGCTGGCCATGAAGGCGGTGCCAAGGAAGAGCGTCCTGCTAAGCCAGGTGGTGACCCAGCTGGCCGGGGCCGGGATCAACATCCGGTCCTATTTCCACGGCGGGGGCGACGACGGCAAAACCGACCTAAACTTCATCGTCAACCAGGCGGACCTCAAGGCGGCCAAAGAGATCATGGAGAAGAATCTGAGGAAAATGAAGGGGGCCGGGCTGTACGTCAATGACGATATCGGCGCGGTGTCGCTGATCGGCAGCGGGGTGGGCAGCGAGCCGGCGGTGATGGCCAAGATGCTGGCCCAGCTGGGAAAAATGAAGATCCACATCGAGGGCATGACCACCAGCCAGACCAAGCTTACCTGCTTCGTGGCCCGCCAGGACATCGAGAAGGCGGTGCTGGCTTTGCACCGGGCTTTCATAGGATGA
- a CDS encoding DUF2764 family protein, giving the protein MGNYYYLMSLLPPLPAALGQPLGAELTWLAAQARQNIAPADRETLEVHLLYADVANFIGRESGREKFLPGGRLTPEDIDTQEGLPEVILDFLKGQAGGPARPYVYDQLWERYHTLALQTAERSGNAFLKKYLPWEIQLRNALTAWRASAAGLDPAGYLVAPNNTFYNFDQLLSGLKECDGPLEAERYLDRERLKFISGCLDHDGFSLGALLGYLSQAYIFSRWQDQGKPFDLDKITFAGEVK; this is encoded by the coding sequence GTGGGCAATTATTATTACCTGATGTCCCTGCTGCCGCCCCTGCCGGCGGCCCTGGGCCAGCCCCTGGGGGCGGAGCTAACCTGGCTGGCGGCCCAGGCCCGGCAGAACATAGCTCCGGCCGACCGGGAAACGCTGGAGGTCCATCTGCTTTACGCCGACGTGGCCAATTTCATCGGCCGGGAGTCGGGCCGGGAAAAATTCCTGCCGGGGGGAAGATTGACCCCGGAGGATATCGACACCCAGGAGGGCCTGCCGGAGGTGATCCTGGATTTTCTGAAAGGCCAGGCTGGCGGCCCGGCCCGGCCATATGTCTACGATCAGTTATGGGAGAGGTATCACACCCTGGCCCTGCAGACGGCGGAGAGGTCCGGCAATGCCTTTTTGAAAAAATACCTACCCTGGGAGATCCAGCTGCGCAATGCGCTGACCGCCTGGCGGGCCTCTGCGGCGGGCCTGGACCCGGCCGGATACCTGGTGGCCCCGAACAATACGTTTTATAATTTTGATCAGCTTCTTTCTGGTCTCAAGGAATGTGACGGCCCGCTGGAGGCGGAGAGGTACCTGGACCGGGAGCGGCTGAAGTTCATCTCGGGCTGCCTGGACCATGACGGCTTTTCGCTGGGCGCCCTGCTGGGATACCTGTCGCAGGCCTATATATTTTCCCGGTGGCAGGATCAGGGAAAGCCATTCGACCTGGATAAAATAACATTTGCCGGAGAAGTTAAGTGA